The proteins below come from a single Rhodanobacter sp. LX-99 genomic window:
- a CDS encoding TonB-dependent receptor: protein MKRTHLSSAIGLVLGLAFIVPLHAQQANEGAGAKPTAAKQAEAKQLQEVTVSARRRDESLEKVPVAITAFSGEDMKDLQANSVDGLQGAVPNMNIVQGRGSSSAVNIFIRGIGQPDALQTFDPGVGMYVDDVYYSRIQGGLISLFDVERVEVLRGPQGTLYGKNSTGGAVKVVTKNPGDSTEGSVEAGFGNYGRREGKFYLGGPLGGAWSASIAGGVTQTDGYVTDPSTGHKYNDEDTKSVRGKLRYHPSENFDAVLSLDYTRQDTGLTLGQPVSVLKRTDLVFGSVPLYTPDPDQKYDFKTRTSFGPGKGQQLEHKGAALNLGWKLSDQWNLKSISAFRKLDSHSYIDIDASQFELGDVLVDFHQKQASQELQLQYDNGSNLQAVYGLYWLRETVPSHQEAYASDLFALAGTPITFLRTIDDDLTTTTYAGFAHMNWEFVPSWTLAAGVRYSSDHKDYDRTTSTFWGAPFSAINETVAFSANKRWNAWTPTVSLQKQLDPQTMLYASASRGFKSGGFNGRANTAAETKSAEYNPEYVWTYELGMKWRSVDNKLQANLAAFHSDYTDFQARVSEVQNPGAITPTFAFPVINAAKLKMDGIEFEGAAVLGQGTRLSAQVGYMDARYAKFVDHRLDPSDPLYNPELHKHVPFSPTWTSRVAATQAFNLGDGSAITIGADWSYRSETWLSVDNYDALSQKAYSVTGLFGIYDSADGHWQFRTGVRNLGDKVYKTDGQEFSSVGNIRTAYYGMPRNWYANVRYNF, encoded by the coding sequence ATGAAACGCACGCATCTGAGTTCGGCGATCGGTCTGGTTCTGGGGCTGGCCTTCATCGTGCCGCTGCACGCGCAGCAGGCGAACGAGGGCGCCGGTGCCAAGCCGACGGCAGCGAAACAGGCCGAGGCCAAGCAGTTGCAGGAAGTGACGGTCAGTGCGCGGCGCCGCGACGAATCGCTGGAGAAGGTGCCGGTCGCGATCACCGCGTTCAGCGGCGAGGACATGAAGGACCTGCAGGCGAACAGCGTCGACGGCCTGCAGGGTGCGGTGCCGAACATGAACATCGTGCAGGGCCGCGGCTCGTCCTCGGCGGTGAACATCTTCATCCGCGGCATCGGCCAGCCGGATGCGCTGCAGACGTTCGACCCGGGCGTGGGCATGTACGTCGACGACGTCTACTACTCGCGCATCCAGGGCGGGCTGATCAGCCTGTTCGACGTCGAGCGCGTCGAGGTGCTGCGTGGCCCGCAGGGGACGCTGTACGGCAAGAACTCCACCGGCGGCGCGGTCAAGGTGGTGACGAAGAACCCGGGCGACAGCACCGAGGGCTCGGTCGAGGCCGGCTTCGGCAACTACGGCCGGCGCGAGGGCAAGTTCTATCTCGGCGGTCCGCTGGGCGGCGCATGGTCGGCCTCGATCGCCGGCGGGGTGACCCAGACCGACGGCTACGTCACCGATCCGTCCACCGGCCACAAGTACAACGACGAGGACACCAAGTCCGTGCGCGGCAAGCTGCGCTACCACCCGTCGGAAAACTTCGACGCGGTGCTCAGCCTCGACTACACCCGGCAGGACACCGGGTTGACCCTGGGTCAGCCGGTCTCCGTGCTGAAACGCACCGACCTGGTGTTCGGCTCGGTGCCGCTGTACACCCCCGATCCGGACCAGAAGTACGACTTCAAGACGCGCACCTCGTTCGGTCCGGGCAAGGGCCAGCAGCTCGAGCACAAGGGCGCCGCGCTGAACCTCGGCTGGAAGCTGTCCGACCAGTGGAACCTCAAGAGCATCAGCGCCTTCCGCAAGCTCGACAGCCATTCCTACATCGACATCGACGCCTCGCAGTTCGAGCTAGGCGACGTGCTGGTCGATTTCCATCAGAAGCAGGCGAGCCAGGAACTGCAGCTGCAGTACGACAACGGCAGCAACCTGCAGGCGGTGTATGGCCTGTACTGGCTGCGCGAAACCGTGCCGTCGCACCAGGAAGCTTATGCCAGCGACCTGTTCGCCCTGGCCGGCACGCCGATCACCTTCCTGCGCACCATCGACGACGACCTCACCACCACCACCTACGCCGGCTTCGCGCACATGAACTGGGAGTTCGTGCCGAGCTGGACGCTGGCCGCCGGCGTGCGCTACAGCAGCGACCACAAGGACTACGACCGCACCACCAGCACGTTCTGGGGCGCGCCGTTCAGCGCGATCAACGAGACCGTGGCGTTCAGCGCGAACAAGCGCTGGAATGCGTGGACGCCCACCGTCAGCCTGCAGAAGCAGCTCGATCCGCAGACCATGCTGTACGCCTCGGCCAGCCGCGGCTTCAAGTCCGGCGGCTTCAACGGCCGCGCCAACACCGCCGCCGAAACGAAGAGCGCCGAGTACAACCCCGAGTACGTGTGGACCTACGAGCTGGGCATGAAGTGGCGCTCGGTCGACAACAAGCTGCAGGCGAACCTGGCCGCGTTCCACAGCGACTACACCGACTTCCAGGCGCGCGTGTCGGAAGTGCAGAACCCCGGCGCGATCACCCCGACCTTCGCGTTTCCGGTGATCAACGCCGCCAAGCTTAAGATGGACGGCATCGAGTTTGAAGGTGCCGCCGTGCTGGGGCAGGGCACCCGCCTGTCGGCCCAGGTCGGCTACATGGATGCGCGCTATGCCAAGTTCGTCGACCACCGGCTCGACCCGAGTGACCCGTTGTACAACCCGGAACTGCACAAGCATGTGCCGTTCTCGCCGACCTGGACGTCGCGGGTTGCAGCCACGCAGGCCTTCAACCTGGGCGACGGCAGCGCCATCACCATCGGCGCGGACTGGTCGTACCGCAGCGAGACCTGGTTGAGCGTGGACAACTACGACGCGCTGAGCCAGAAGGCCTATTCGGTGACCGGCCTGTTCGGCATCTACGATTCCGCCGACGGCCACTGGCAGTTCCGTACCGGCGTGCGCAACCTGGGCGACAAGGTCTACAAGACCGACGGCCAGGAGTTCTCCAGCGTAGGCAACATCCGCACGGCGTATTACGGCATGCCGCGCAACTGGTACGCCAACGTGCGCTACAACTTCTGA
- a CDS encoding PHB depolymerase family esterase, with the protein MNTRWVTRLLWLALLASAGSACAKDAGSSLPGLKIDPARTAVVGLSSGAYMAAQMQLAYPELFPNAALVAGGPYGCAGGKLDVALGSCMKGTPAPDVAALVANAAKRSVSGEIGALKDLAHARVYLLHGKDDALVAPAVAEAGAHFYEQLRDGTPGLKNMQVHDDGQRAFAHNLPVAGSGDDCDKSVAPYLGHCGFDAAGEIFAQMFGKPARAAIQARGELRAFDQDALRPEGTDAFMADTGYVYLPPDCLAGKPCGVMVAFHGCKQNADAVGKAFVEGAGFNRWADVYDVAVLYPQTRASFAPLNPQACWDWWGYSGADYDSRYGVQLRWVVNAVRALGVPVGH; encoded by the coding sequence ATGAACACCCGATGGGTAACCCGCCTGCTGTGGCTGGCCCTGCTGGCCAGCGCCGGCAGCGCCTGCGCGAAAGATGCCGGTTCGAGCCTGCCCGGATTGAAAATCGATCCGGCGCGCACCGCCGTGGTCGGCCTCTCGTCCGGCGCATACATGGCGGCGCAGATGCAATTGGCGTATCCGGAACTGTTCCCGAATGCAGCCCTGGTTGCCGGCGGCCCTTACGGCTGCGCCGGCGGCAAGCTGGACGTGGCACTGGGCAGCTGCATGAAGGGCACGCCGGCACCGGACGTGGCGGCGCTGGTGGCCAATGCCGCGAAGCGCTCGGTGTCAGGTGAGATCGGCGCGCTGAAGGACCTGGCCCACGCCCGCGTCTACCTGCTGCACGGCAAGGACGACGCGCTGGTCGCACCGGCGGTGGCGGAGGCCGGCGCGCATTTCTACGAGCAACTGCGTGACGGCACGCCGGGCCTGAAGAACATGCAGGTACATGACGATGGCCAGCGTGCGTTCGCGCACAACCTGCCGGTGGCCGGCAGCGGCGACGATTGCGACAAGTCGGTGGCACCGTATCTCGGCCACTGCGGCTTCGACGCCGCCGGCGAGATCTTCGCGCAGATGTTCGGCAAGCCGGCGCGTGCGGCGATCCAGGCGCGCGGCGAGCTGCGCGCGTTCGACCAGGATGCGCTGCGCCCCGAGGGTACCGATGCCTTCATGGCCGACACCGGCTATGTCTACCTGCCGCCGGATTGCCTGGCCGGCAAGCCGTGCGGCGTGATGGTCGCGTTCCACGGCTGCAAGCAGAATGCCGACGCGGTGGGCAAGGCCTTCGTCGAGGGTGCCGGCTTCAACCGCTGGGCCGACGTTTATGACGTGGCGGTGCTATATCCTCAGACCCGCGCAAGTTTCGCGCCCTTGAATCCGCAAGCATGCTGGGACTGGTGGGGATATTCCGGAGCCGACTACGACAGCCGCTACGGCGTGCAGTTGCGCTGGGTGGTGAACGCGGTGCGGGCGCTAGGGGTGCCAGTAGGGCATTGA